The nucleotide window CGAAAAAAAGAATTCTTTAAAACCCTTTATTGAAGGAATATTTTGTCTTTTATTTCGCTTAATATATTATTTTATTTTCATCATAGTCACTAATGAAGTCGCTACATGACTTTCTGATTCAGAACCTTCAGTCTGAACATAGATTTCCGTCCTCACCACAATGATTTTTCCACCACCTTTAATGACATAAGATTTTGAAACCAGAGCATCTCCCATTGCAGGACGAAGATAATTCACTTTCAGCTCAACGGTTACTACATAACAGTCCTCAGGATAATGGCTCACAGCAGCGTATCCTGAAGAAACATCCACTAAAGAGGCAATCATTGCCCCATTGAACATTCCGGCTTTTCTGGTCATCATTTCCATTTTAGGAATTTTCATGGATATAAAACCGGTTTCTACTTCCAGCAGTTCTGCTTTATAAAACTGTAAAGTTTCCGAACGGTTGAAGCTGTCTGTGATGAGTTTTCTTTTCTCTGGTGTCATAATTTGAATTTGTATGTAAATTTAAACATTGATTTAAATAGTAAGGAATAAAAGAGTAATTTTTAAGAATCAAAAAGCCAAATGTCGGAACTTCACATCTTCAGTAGATGTATTTATATTATTATGATAAAGACTGTGAAAGTATTGAAGTTCGAATATAAGGCCGAATTCCTGCGGAATGACAAAACACAATACTTTGTCTATCCGTACAGTTTGTCATTCCGTAGAAATCCCGGTATAGTTTGGTTGGAAACGCAAAGGCGCAGGTTATTCCCAATTCATATGTTTTTAAGGCGCAATGATTTTATCTCCGATAAAATGGTTATTGTTTCCGGATTGCTAGAAAAGTAGAAGGTTAGAATCCTTCGAAGTGACAAGACACAATACTTTGTCTATCCGTACAGTTTGTCATTCCGTAGGAATCCCGGTATAGTTTGGTTGGAAACGCAAAGGTGCAGGTTATTTCCCGGGTCATATTTTTTTAAGGCGCAATGATTTTATCTCCGATAAAATGGTTATTATTTCATGAAATTAATTAACTTTCACTTGTTTTCTTCAAAACAGAACTCATCAATTATGCTGAATGATTACAAAAAATACGAATTATTTGGAAAAACCCTGATCCAGAAAATTGATCTGAAAGGTCCGTTCAGATATGATTTTCCAGTTTCGGAGCAGGCGTGTTTTCTGTATGTTATTAAAGGTGAGTTTCAATATAAAACAGATGAGCAGGAGTTTGATATTGCCACGAATTATTCCCTGCTTCTGAACTGTATCAGTGCCGGAAAACATATTCAGCATTCAAAATCAGAGGACTGCAAGATTGTCATCGTTACTTTCTACCCGGATATCCTGAAAAGAATCTATGACAGGGAGCTGCCTTTATTGCTGCAAAAGCCTGTCAATAAGGTTTCTAACAAATCAAGCGGGAAAATAAATAATGATTTCCTGATTCAAAAATATGTAGAAGGACTGCTTTTTTACTTTGAAAATCCTTCACTTATTAATGAAGATATATTAATTCTTAAGGTAAAAGAAATTATGCTGTTGCTGGCCCAGTCACAGAATGCAGATTCAGTTCAATTGATTCTTTCACAGCTTTTCTCTCCTACCACTTATTCTTTTAAGCAAATTATTGAAGCCAATTTATTTTCACAGCTCACGATCGAACAGCTTGCAGACCAAAGTAACCTGAGCGTATCATCTTTCAAAAGAGAATTTGCAAAGCTATATCATGATACACCCGCCAACTATATCAGAAATAAAAAACTGGAAAAGGCTGCCGAACTATTGTTAATATCAGATGAACGTATCACCGATATCGCTTTTGACTGCGGTTTTAATGACCTGGCCACCTTTACCAAAAACTTCAGCGATAAATATCATATTTCTCCCTCCGGATACCGCCAGAAACAGAAAGAAAAACAGTAAAAACATTTCTATATTATTATCCAGCATTTCTTATTGTAAAGAGATGCTTTTTTGCTGGACCAAACTCTCAAATACTTGAACCAAATCACAAAACCATTTCTGTATTTCTGTCGCAAATTTGTACCATCAGTTTCACGAGAAACAAAATGTGTATAATTTAAAATTATCTCAATATGAATCTATCAGTTTTAGGAATTTTTCATACCATTATCGGTATCGCTGCTCTTATTGGAGCCATTACAGGATTTATCAAATATGGTAAAATTGACCTCGCTCAGCGGTCGGGAAAAGTATATTTTTATGCTACTGCCATAACATCACTTACAGCATTAGCAATCTCGAAACACGGCGGTTTTAATGCCGGGCATGTATTTTCGCTGTTTATCATCGTTTTGATCTCTGCTGCCTACTTTCTGTTTGCCAATAAAAAAGAAAGCAGGAAAGCCAGGTATTTTGAGAATTTTTTACTGTCATTCAGTTTTTTTCTGTCATTAGTTCCTACTATCAATGAGACTTTCACAAGGATTCCGATTGGGCACCCTTTGGCTAAAGATATTAAAGATCCCATCATCGGACAGACACTTCTTGTTATTTTTCTGCTTTTTATCGTTGGATCGGTTTTTCAGTTTATCAAGCAGAAAAGAGCTAATGTTGGGATTTCTTGATGACTATGTGTTCAGCAAAGCGTAAAACCACCCCGTCAAAAATTCTTTGAATTTTCGCCACCCCTCCGAAAGAGGGGAATTTTTACGTCTTCAGATGAAGTATTTGCAAATAGAATAAAGAATTGAGATTGAATAGAAAAGCGTATGGCTGGATTCCTAAGGAATGACAAATACAACGCATAGTCTATTCATACAGCTTGCCATTTCGTAGGAATCTCAGTATAACTTGGTTGGAAAACGCAAAGGTACAGACTGTGTATCTAATTGTATGCTGTTAAGACGCAAAGATTTTATCTCCGATAAAATGGTTATTGTTTCCGGATAGCTAGAAAAGTACAAGGCTGGATTCCTGCGAAATGACAAAATACAACACTTAGTCTATCCATACAGCCTGTCATTCCGTAGGAATCACGGTATAGCCTGTTGGAAAAAACAAAGGTGCAGACTGTGTACCTAATTGTATGCTGTTAAGACGCAAAGATTTTATCTCCGAGAAAATGGTTATTGTTGCACAATAGCTAGAAAAGTACAAGGCTGGATTCCTGCGGAATGACAAAATACAACATTTAGTCTATCCATACAGCTTATCATTCCGAAATAGTCTTGGTGCAGTTTGGTTAGAAAACGCAAATGCGCATGTTGTTTATTGAATTGTATGCTTTAACGCGCAAAGATTTTATCTCTGATAAAATTGGATAATGCCAAAATTGGATTAGCTAAGCTGTACCTGAAAATCATCACTTAAAGTCAAAACACCTTCTGTAATTGCTTCCGTATGTGCGGAGAAGCCTTTCAGTTTTGAAGTTTTTCCTTTTAAAGCCAGGTCTAAAAGCTGTTTATCGGATAATTTCTTGCCGAAAATCTCAAAAGTAATTTTAAAGCCGCAATTTTTGAAATCGGAACATCCGACTGCAGTTTTTCCTTTGATCAGATTATGTTCTTTACATTTCGGACATTTTGTTTCTTCCCAGGACTGAAGTTCTTTTTTCTGTGCGGGTTCTCTTTTTTTCTTCTCCTTCATTTCTTCTTTTGCTTCTTCCTCAAGAGTGATCACTTTTCCTTTTCCATACACTACTTTTTCAGTCAATTCTGTCACCATCTGAATCAGTTCTTCTTTGAAAAGATTGGCTTCATACTCGCCTTTTTCAATTTTACGGAGTTTAGATTCCCATTCTCCCGTCAGTTCCGGACTTTTTAAAAGTTCGTCTTCGATGGTGTCAATCAGCTGAATTCCGGTTTGGGTAGCGATCAGATTTTTTCTTTTCTTCTCAATGTATTTCCTTTTAAAAAGGGTTTCAATGATGTTGGCACGGGTGGAAGGTCTTCCTATACCGTTATTCTTCAGCATTTCACGCAACTCTTCATCTTCAACCTGTTTTCCGGCCGTTTCCATGGCTCTCAGCAAGGTTGCTTCGGTGTATGGTTTGGGAGGCGTTGTTTTTCCCTGGTGGATCATCGGATCGTGGGGTCCCGTTTCTCCTACGACAAATTCAGGAATGGTTTGTTCTTCCTCTTTTTCTTTTTCCTTATCGGTTACTTCTTCTTTAGGCTCTTTGGCGTAAACGGCTCTCCAGCCTGCTTCAAGAACCTGTCTTCCGCTGGTTTTGAAAGGAATGGTTCCTACTTTTCCTTCCACCAATGTGTTTGAAATTTTACATTCCGGGTAAAATACAGCAATGAAACGTTTTGCAATCAGATCATAAATCAGTTTTTCTTCTCTGCTCAGATTCTGTGAAGGCGGAATTTCCGTAGGAATGATGGCATGGTGATCGGTTACTTTGGTATCATCGAAAACGGCTTTTGATTTTGGAATCGGAGCTTCCAGCAACGGGGCAATCAGGTCCTGATAAGGATACATTTTCTGAAGTATCCCTGGTATTTTCGGATATAAACTGTCTGATAAGTAAGTGGTATCAACACGCGGATAGGTTACGTGCTTCTTTTCATAAAGACTTTGCACATAATTCAACGTATTTTCGGCTGAGTATCCATATTTTTTATTGGCTTCCACCTGAAGTCCGGTCAGGTCGAAAAGTCGTGGATTTTTTTCCTTTCCTTCTTTAATTTCGAAAGAAACGATCTCAAATGGATTGACTTTAAGATATTCCAATCCTTTTTCTGCACGTTCCAACGTTTTTAAACGATCAATTGCCGCACTGAAAAGAACATCACGGTATCTGGTTTTCAGTTCCCAATATTCTTCTGTGGTAAAGGCATCAATTTCTTTCTGACGCTGCACAAGCATAGCCAATGTGGGAGTCTGCACCCTTCCGATAGAAAGAACAGCTTTATTCCCTCCGAATTTCTTCGTAAAAAGCCTTGTAGCATTGATTCCCAACAGCCAATCTCCTATCGCTCTGGCATTTCCGGCAAGATATAGATTTTTATAATCTTCTGCAGGTTTTAAACTCGCAAACCCCTCTTTAATAGCATCTTCTGTAAGGGAAGAAATCCATAAACGCTGAACCGGTTTGTTGCATTTTGCCTTCTGCAATACCCAACGCTGAATGAGTTCTCCCTCCTGCCCGGCATCCCCGCAGTTAATGACCTCATCACATTCTTCGACTAGTTTTTCAATGACTTTAAACTGATTTTCCACACCTTTATTCGGGATCAGCTTGATTCCAAAGCTGTTGGGAATAATCGGCAGTGAAAAGAGATTCCAGGATTTGTATTGTGGGCCGTAGTCGTGAGGTTCTTTCAGGGTGCAAAGGTGTCCGAACGTCCATGTTACGCAATAGCCGTTCCCTTCCATATAGCCTTGTTTAGGCATGGTAGCGCCCAATACTTTGGCAATATCTCTGGCAACACTGGGTTTCTCGGCAATACATAATTTCATGAACTCGGGTTTATTGAAGGAGTGCAAAAATCGGTATTTTTTTTGACTTTTCAAATTGGGAGAGCAATTGAGATTTTTAGAACTTAATTATGGATAGCACATGCCGGATATGACATGCTTGTATAAAGATGTTTATATTTTTATATAAAAAACGAAATGTAAGTAAGCATAAAAAAATTACTTATCAAAACCCAAGCTTCTGCTTAATCCGATTTTTAATCCGATTGTAAATGAATTAAAAGTATTTCTGTTATCAATATCATTTGATAAATATACTTTTTTAAGGCCTTTTGAATACATAGCAGTAATTTCCATCCAATCTGTGAGTACTACTCCTGCTCCGGCATTTATAAGATAATCAATATTTTTCTCCCGATATTGCTTTTCATTTCCATTGCTCGCATAATTTATTTTCCACACAATGTAATCAATCTGCCCGCCTGCAACTATATAATATCTGCTTTTTTCACGATTAAAACTCAGGTAATTTTTAAGATTAACCCCTCCTCCCAGTTTATTTAATTCAAAATTGGAATTATATGGATTCTTTACAGGAAGTGAAACTTCTGCAAATGGTTGTAAAAAAAGTTCACTGGAATTGAAATAGGCAATTTCAGAAAGTGCCACATCCACAGCTAAAGTTGCCGAATATCTGTTCATCCATTGATTTTCATTATTATTTTTTAGACTGCCTCCACTGTAATTGAATCCAAGGCTCCATCTCATATTTTCATTATAAAACTGCGAGAAAGCTTTCCCTGAAAATAATAGGAAAAGACAAATGATAACCATTTTTTTCATCATGTATTCTTAAATTGTATTGAGGAGAAATTCCATTGGTAAGAACTCTGAATCTTTAATTTTAATAGCAGAGAGGAACTTCTTTTTACGTTACAAAAGTATCCACGTGATCGTAAAAAACATATACTGCAAAAGCACTTCAACGATATAAAGTACTTCAGAACAATGATTTGAAAAAAAAACGAAGTAATTATGAAGTATATATTTCTAATACATTTTAGATTTAACAATACATTTTAGATTTAACAATACATTTTAGATTTAACAATACATTTTAAGAAAAAGCTCTTGATGAAAATTCGCAACAATCAAAAACTTACAAAAGAAAAGCCTCCTTAAAAAGGAGGCCGGATCAACAATGTAATGAAACCAGGTTCATTATTTCTTATTTTAAAATGGCGTTGGCCATTAAAAAGACTTTTAGTAACCTTAAAGTGTCATCGGTACTTCCATCAGAAGAATTTCCGTACCTTCTTTAAGGGCTTTGATATTGAGATTCTGGATATCCCATACTCCGAATCCATCTCGTTCTTCCAAAGTCTCTCCGCCTATTTCCGCACTTCCTTTCAAGATGAAAACATACACTCCATTTCCTTTTTTTCTGATCTGATAACCGGTTTCTTTATTCTGATCAAAAGTTCCCAGATGAAACCATGCATCCTGATGAATCCATACGCCTTCATCATCTGCATTGGGAGAAAGGATCTGTTGAAACTGATTTTGACCTTTCGTTTTGTCTAAAGTGATCTGGTCATATCTCGGTGTCACATTTCTTTTTTTGGGGTAAATCCAGATCTGAAGAAATTTTACAAGCTTATCGCTGTTTTTATTGAACTCACTATGCATGATTCCGGTTCCTGCACTCATCACCTGGATATCTCCGCTTCTGATTACGGCTGTATTTCCCATGCTGTCTTTATGCTCAAGATCGCCTTCCAAAGGAATACTGATGATCTCCATATTATCGTGAGGATGCGTTCCGAAACCTCTTCCTGCTTCCACTTTATCGTCATTCAAAACCCGCAGGACTCCGAAGTGCATTCTTTCAGGATTGTAATAATTGGCAAAACTGAAAGTATGGTTGCTCAACAGCCATCCGTGATCGGCCTTTCCTCTTGTGTCAGCTCTGTGGATTACAGAGTTTTCTTTTATTTTTGATTCTGTATTGGGAAGATGATTATATCCGATCGGTTCTAATGGTTCGATCTCATCTATGTCATTTTTCATAGCACTTGCCAGAGAGGCTGATGCCACAAACATTCCTGTTCCCAATAATCCTTTCTTTAAAAAATCTTTTCTGTCCATATCAGATTGTTTGTTCATTTTAATAGTACAAATTTAGAGAGATCAGAAACCCTGCACATTTAACTAGTTTAATAAATGACTTTAAAGCAAAAAAAAATGCCGGATATTTTTGTATTCGGCATTGTAACTATAGTGGATTGCTGTTTTTTTGGAAAAGTAAGAGTCTTTTTGCTCTTAAGTCCTAAAGGATGACTTTGTCTAGATTCCTACTGAATGACAAATTGTGTGGGTAAAGCCATTGTTTCAATTGTGTCATTCCGTAGGAATCTCACTGTTTTATTACTGTTGATCTTTGAATTAACAAAACTAAGCAGAGAGTTTAAGACATGAAGCTTACTTTTCTTTTGAAGCAAGACGTTTTCTGATGGTGCTTACAAATTCTTTTGAAACCCCAAGATAAGAAGCGATATAATATTGTGCTACTCTTTGCGGGATGGAAGGATATAGTTTGATAAATTCAAGATATCTGTCTGATGCGGTTTTGGAAATAGTGTCTACCAACCTGCCCTGAAGGGTGGCAAGATTTCTTTGAACCAACATTCTGAAGACTCTTTCAAATTTTGGAACTTCCTGCAGTAATTTTTCTTTTGTTGCCGGATTCAGCATATAGATTTCCGAATCTTCCAGCGTTTCGATAAAAACCTTAGAAGGCTTCTGTTCCTGAAATGATGCAATATCACTGATCCACCAGTCTTCAATAGCAAACAGAAGAGTCA belongs to Chryseobacterium gleum and includes:
- a CDS encoding pirin family protein, which encodes MNKQSDMDRKDFLKKGLLGTGMFVASASLASAMKNDIDEIEPLEPIGYNHLPNTESKIKENSVIHRADTRGKADHGWLLSNHTFSFANYYNPERMHFGVLRVLNDDKVEAGRGFGTHPHDNMEIISIPLEGDLEHKDSMGNTAVIRSGDIQVMSAGTGIMHSEFNKNSDKLVKFLQIWIYPKKRNVTPRYDQITLDKTKGQNQFQQILSPNADDEGVWIHQDAWFHLGTFDQNKETGYQIRKKGNGVYVFILKGSAEIGGETLEERDGFGVWDIQNLNIKALKEGTEILLMEVPMTL
- a CDS encoding PaaI family thioesterase; the protein is MTPEKRKLITDSFNRSETLQFYKAELLEVETGFISMKIPKMEMMTRKAGMFNGAMIASLVDVSSGYAAVSHYPEDCYVVTVELKVNYLRPAMGDALVSKSYVIKGGGKIIVVRTEIYVQTEGSESESHVATSLVTMMKIK
- a CDS encoding Crp/Fnr family transcriptional regulator; translation: MFENIIKNITRFISITPEEEKVFTDLLVCQSFPKKTVLLREGEVCQFEGYIQKGCLRMYCLDDDGTEVTLLFAIEDWWISDIASFQEQKPSKVFIETLEDSEIYMLNPATKEKLLQEVPKFERVFRMLVQRNLATLQGRLVDTISKTASDRYLEFIKLYPSIPQRVAQYYIASYLGVSKEFVSTIRKRLASKEK
- a CDS encoding type IA DNA topoisomerase, whose protein sequence is MKLCIAEKPSVARDIAKVLGATMPKQGYMEGNGYCVTWTFGHLCTLKEPHDYGPQYKSWNLFSLPIIPNSFGIKLIPNKGVENQFKVIEKLVEECDEVINCGDAGQEGELIQRWVLQKAKCNKPVQRLWISSLTEDAIKEGFASLKPAEDYKNLYLAGNARAIGDWLLGINATRLFTKKFGGNKAVLSIGRVQTPTLAMLVQRQKEIDAFTTEEYWELKTRYRDVLFSAAIDRLKTLERAEKGLEYLKVNPFEIVSFEIKEGKEKNPRLFDLTGLQVEANKKYGYSAENTLNYVQSLYEKKHVTYPRVDTTYLSDSLYPKIPGILQKMYPYQDLIAPLLEAPIPKSKAVFDDTKVTDHHAIIPTEIPPSQNLSREEKLIYDLIAKRFIAVFYPECKISNTLVEGKVGTIPFKTSGRQVLEAGWRAVYAKEPKEEVTDKEKEKEEEQTIPEFVVGETGPHDPMIHQGKTTPPKPYTEATLLRAMETAGKQVEDEELREMLKNNGIGRPSTRANIIETLFKRKYIEKKRKNLIATQTGIQLIDTIEDELLKSPELTGEWESKLRKIEKGEYEANLFKEELIQMVTELTEKVVYGKGKVITLEEEAKEEMKEKKKREPAQKKELQSWEETKCPKCKEHNLIKGKTAVGCSDFKNCGFKITFEIFGKKLSDKQLLDLALKGKTSKLKGFSAHTEAITEGVLTLSDDFQVQLS
- a CDS encoding helix-turn-helix domain-containing protein, which translates into the protein MKLINFHLFSSKQNSSIMLNDYKKYELFGKTLIQKIDLKGPFRYDFPVSEQACFLYVIKGEFQYKTDEQEFDIATNYSLLLNCISAGKHIQHSKSEDCKIVIVTFYPDILKRIYDRELPLLLQKPVNKVSNKSSGKINNDFLIQKYVEGLLFYFENPSLINEDILILKVKEIMLLLAQSQNADSVQLILSQLFSPTTYSFKQIIEANLFSQLTIEQLADQSNLSVSSFKREFAKLYHDTPANYIRNKKLEKAAELLLISDERITDIAFDCGFNDLATFTKNFSDKYHISPSGYRQKQKEKQ